One Oligoflexus sp. genomic window, TGATACGGGAGATGGGGCTGGACGCTTCATAGCTTTGGGTGAGTATGGTGCGTGAACTGTATTCGGGATACACGCGGGCCACGACGATCGGTTTATTTTTGGGAAGAAGGCGCGCGGCTTCCATTTGCCTCTGCGCTTCACCTTCATAATCGACTTCCCGCTGCAGGGAATCCGCAAAGTAATCCAGGATCGCTTCCATCTCGAAACGAAATTTTTTCGGCGGTCCGGCCTTGCTCACCTGCCGCAGAAGTCCCAGCTGCTCGTCGAAGCTTTTTTGCAGGTCAGGGAACTGCACCTTGATCGCAACCCTTTCCCCCGACCTTAAAAGGCCTTCATGGACCTGACCCAAAGATGCCACCTGAGCCTGCTCGCTGATTTCCAAAAGCTCGGCATGAAGGCGCGGCGCTTCCGCGGCAATGCGGGCTTTCACCAAAGCGAGAGGCATGGGTTCCAGCGACACGGGATTGTCCTGTCTATGGGCGCCTTCACCGAGTTTCATGGCCATGAATTGAGCGGCCTTGGCGCTGATGCCTGGCATGCTTCCGAGACTTTCGATCAGGTAACGGCGGCTGGCAGCCTCGTTCCAATTTTTCAGAACCAGAGTCCTGGCAAGTATGGAGGAGTATTTCAGTCCGGTGGTGAGTCTGGACAGAGGTGAAGGCATGGCTCGCTCCCATGAAGGATGGAACCATTATCTGCTATCTATCCAGGACTGTCGAGACGGGGAAATTTTGAAGAGCTTGGCTAGCGGCAACAGCCGGCGACTTTAAGACTGCAAGTCTCTTCGCCGACTGTTTTCGCCAGTCTACAGGAAGTTCCAATTCAAGCAACTCAATGCGTGAGTCGGCCGCGGCCCGAAAATGCCCGGTAGATAGCGAGCAGAATCATAGCGCCGATGACCGAAGCAATGAAACCAGCGGCTTCATTGGTCGAGTAAAGACCAAGGGCACGACCCAGGAAATTGGCTGTCAAGGCACCACCGATACCCAGAAGGATGGTGATGATGAAGCCACCAGGATCACGACCTGGCATAAGGAATTTAGCGATCAAACCGACGAAGAAACCAATGATGATTGTCACGATGAGTCCCATGAATAGCCTCCTATGGACATGACTCTGCCTGAGGCATTGCAAAAGCCAGACCACGGAATGACGAGGCAAAAAAAAGAGCGACCATGGCCGGTCACTCGGGTGCGAAAATCAGGTTCAAAGACCTTCCACCGCAACTGTTGTAACGATCTGATTCAAGCGGGTTGCGAGTTCAGCAAAGCCCCTTCGCCGCTGCCACCCCCGGTCGGCCATCGTAGTATTGATGGGGGCGTTATCAACCATGGACTGGGCGCGGACCATGTTGGTTTCCAGCGCGAGTTTTCCTGTAATTAGTTCCCAGGTCAGCATGGGCTGATCGAAGGTCTGATCCCCGAGCTGAATCTGCGGGCAGTTTTTCTTCCGTCTGCAGTTTTTCGGTGACGCTGTCCCACGTAGCCATCACAGCCAAGAAACGCCTCGTTTCCCACAGCGGATGACTAGGGTAAAATCGTGAAGTTGCTGAGACTTTAGGAAAGGCTCCATCACTTTTGTGGCGTCCGCTTCATCGGCGCGTCCAAGACCCGGGCCGTTTAATGATATCTATTCGTTTTATCAGGGAGTTAGAGTGGAAGGTTTTCTGCCCATGAGCCGAGCGAGTTTCACTCTTGATTTCATCGCTTTGGCCATGGCCGCCGTTATTCCCGTGATGCTCTTCAGCCTTTATCAGGTCCGTCAGCGCAGGGACTACCAGCTCCATAAGCGCCTGCAAATCCTTCTGGGGCTCGTCCTGGGCATCGCAATCCTGGTTTTCGAGCTCGATATGCGCCTCTATGGTTGGCGGCAGTACGCCGAGGCCTCGCCCTATTACACGACCCTGGTGATACCCTCCCTGATCTTCCATCTCTTTTTTGCCATCCCTACCCTTTTCCTTTGGATCTATACGATTACCATGGCGCTTTGGCAGCACATTGACACGGAAAACGGCAAGTATCGGTTCCAGCACAAATTTTTCGGAAGACTGTCGGCCTATGCGATGATCGGTACAACTCTTTCCGGCTGGTTATTCTTTTGGCTGGCGTTTATGGCATAATAAAAGGGAACTCTGGCAGAGTCCTACCTCAGCGTCGGAACCTCAAACTCCTGAAGGCTGAGCCTCTTGCAAAAATGGCTCTGTCTAAATATACTCTTCTGGTCCGACGAGTCGAAAAGCTCGCGTAGAGATTGAGCTTTTACCCCCGACTCATTTGTCATCTTTTCCTATCCGAAGAGTTGTCGTTCATTCGGTCGGGTTCTACCGAGCACTGGAGCATTCAATCGGTTGAGGTCCACCGAACTTTTGCAGCCGTCACTCGTTGTCAGCAGGTTTTGGAACTTTCCAAATCCTTTTAACCTTTTAAGGAGGCTCTGTCATGTCATCGAATAAGCCCTCGGATGGACTGGAGTCCAGGGCGATCCCCACACTCAGAATGGTTTCGCCCAGCGGCATTCCCCTGCAGCTTTCTCAGGACGCCATGCTTTTTCTTTTGGAAAAAGTGCAGGCCGGTGAACGCAACCTGGCGCGCAGCATCATCAGCCGCTGCCTGAACGTCAATGACGTTGTTGCGGAATACTGTCTGCGCCATCTGGAAGAAAAACTGCGTGATGAACCAGCGTACGTTGATCGCGTAATCACCCAGCTGAATGTCCTGCCAGCCGCGCAGCCCAGCGATCAGCTTAAGTTTATCGGTTACGCGTTTGGTGTACACGGTCCCGTGTGCAAGGCTATCTTGAATCACATCCGCACCGCCGCACCTGCTCCCTGAGCCATTTCCAAGCTACCTTTCGGTTAGTTTTCGCTCAGGGGCATGGTCCGAGCCTTTATTTCCTTCCCCCGATTGATTAAGTTATTCAGCGCCAACAATTGTTTCGGAAAAGTCTGCGGAAGGAGTCTGAGCTATGAAACTATGGCAAAAGCTGGCGCTCGCCTGTAGCCTGCTCACGCCCTGGGCTGGCCTCAATGCGGCCGGGGCCAATTTCAATCGTCCCATCAACGATGAAGTGTTTTATTTCGTCGTAATGGATCGCTTCAATGACGGGGATCCCGCCAACAACAAGGCCTTTGATCGGATTCCGGTCGGTGAAAAGGACACCAAAGAGGACATTGTTCGTCACGGGTATCAACCGGAACTCGAGAATTTTTATCACGGTGGTGACTTCAAAGGGATCATCCAGAAACTCGATTACCTGCAGGGACTCGGGGTCACCTCGATCTGGCTTTCACCCATCCTGAAAAACCGCGCGACCCAGGTCGGCGATGGCCCGATCGGTGCCAGCTCCGGCTACCACGGTTACTGGACCCTCGACTTCACCACAGTGGATCCCCACTGGGGAACGGAAGAGGATTTCAAGAACCTCGTGGAGGAAGCGCATAAGCGCGGCATGAAGCTCTTTATAGATGTGATCACCAACCACACGGCGGATGTGATCAGCTATCGCGAATGCTGGGACTGCCCCTATCGTTCGAAAGACGATTTCCCCTTCGTGACCACCAAGAACGGCAAAAAACTCAACGAGGGTTTCGTCGATGGTGACTTCAGCGCCGAGAATTTCGCGAAGCTGAAGGACATGAACTTTGCCTACACACCTTATATCTATGATCCCAAGATCAAGAAGAAACCCGATTGGCTGAACGACATCACCCTTTACCACAACCGCGGCAACTCCACCTTTTCCGGTGAAAGCTCGGAAATGGGCGACTTCTTCGGCCTGGATGACCTCATGACCGAACATCCGAAGGTCGTGCAGGGGATGGTCGATATCTATGCGGATCTGATTCGCAAGTATAAGTTCGATGGTTTCCGCATCGATACGGTGAAGCACGTGAACATCGAATTCTGGGAGCAGTTCATCCCCGCCGTGCGCAAGGCGGCCCAGGATGCCGGTGTTCCCCACTTCTATATGTTCGGTGAGGTCTTCTCGAACGATCCTGCGCTTCTGAGCCGTTATACGCGCCTCGGCAAGTTCGATAGCGTTCTCGACTTCGGCATGCAGGCCGCGGTGAAAGATGTGTTCGCGGACGAACATGGTTTCGAACGCCTGCACGATTACCTGGCCCAGGATGATGTGCATCGTCTGGCCAGCGCGCCCCAGAAAATGATGAACTTCGTGAGCAACCACGATATCGGCCGCCTCGCTTATTTCATGAAAGAGCATTTCAAGAACGCATCGGACGAGGAAATTCTGAAGCGTTTGACTCTGGCCAACGCCTTCATGTACTTCGCCCGCGGCGTGCCCATCATTTACTACGGTGATGAGCAGGGCTTCGTCGGCAAAGGCGGCGACAAGGGCGCGCGCGAGGATATGTTTGTTTCGAAGACGAAGAGCTATCGCGAGATGAAAAAGGTCGGCGTGCCTTTGAATCCCGATAAGGATTCCTTCGATACCAATCACCCGCTCTATAAAACCCTGGCCACCTTCGCCCAGGTTTACAAAAGCAACCCCGGCCTGCGCAACGGTGAATACTTCCCCGTCCGTGACCTCGGCAAGGATGTGCTGGCCTTCCGCCGGACCCAGTTCGAGAGCAACGAGGATTACCTCGTCGTCTTCAACGTGAAGAATGCCGAGCTGAGTCTGCCCTGGACTCGCGCAGGCTATAGCCTTGTCTATCCCACAGGAACCCTCGGCAAGGATCTGAAACTTCCGGCCCTCTCGTTTGCCATCCTGAAAGGCAGCAAAGCGAAAGAACAGGCGCGCACGGCTCTGACGCCTCAGATCGGTAATCTGGAAGAAGGCCAGCGCGTGGCCGATCTTTTCTTTGGTGAAGTGAAGCTGCCCGAGACTGGTGAGTATAAGGTTGCTTTCTCGGTAAAAACAGCCAAAGACAAGGACTTCAAACCGCTCTACACCGACTTCAACGCCCCGTTCCGCGCCTATATCGAAGGCAGTCAGTATCCGAACGGCACCGACCTGATCCTGAAAGCGGATGTGGTCGCACGCAGCGGAGCCAAGGCCAGCGTGCAGCGTAAACTCATCGTCGATGGTCGCGCGCCTCTGGTCACCGTTCACTATGAAAACGGCAACAACAGAAACCGCGTCTACACTCTGAGTCACCGCGGAGCCATCGCAGTCCCGCAGAACTTCGAGAAGGGTCAGTTCACCTTCGCCTGGCCACTGCAGGAAGCCAAGGAAACCCTTATTTTTGAAGGTCGAACAGACCCCAAGGATGAAGATTCCGTCAGCTTCGATCGGCCGGTTCTTCTGAGTTTCAAAGACCAGATCAACCCGAACATCAAACCCGGTCCGCAGGGTGAACCCCTGGTCACGGTCTACATCAATAACAAGCACGAAGTCAGCTTCGATGCGATGAAACCGGCGCCCGATACGAAGCCTCAGGCCCTGCCCAGCAATCCGAAAGCGGCCGCGCCTTTGGGCAAAAAAGACCTTTATGTACGCGGCAGCATGAACAGCTGGAATCCCGACAACGAGCTTGAGTATGAAGGCAACTATACCTACCGCACCAAAATTAAACTGGGCAGCGGCGGCGCCGAATTCAAGTTTGCGGATGAAGGCTGGAGCGCGGACAGTAACTTCGGAGCGCCGGTCGAAGAGCAGGGTCTGACCAGCTCGGGCGGCAGCGGCAACCTTTCCTTCCAGGTGCCCAAAGGCCAGGATGGGAAGTATGTGTTCGATCTGATCCATATTCCTGCGAAGGATCTCAGCAGCGATAAGCCGCTGACCTTCTTCAAAGTGGAAAAAGCCCGCTGATTTTTGGGAAAGATACAGAGCGTCAGCCTTCCTTTGCGCTGACGTTCTGTCCTATGATTCGTGCATCACCGTTACTCTAAGCACACGGATCATCCTGCCGTGTTTCTGCTTAAATTTTCGGCAGCTTTTCATTGACTTTGATGAAAGTCGAAGACCGCTCTGGTTTCCGTGCTTTGCCGGAACAATTACCATCTTGTACTGGAGGACGAGGGTGGATTTTCCGTGCCTAGAGCCTCGTTCAGTTCAGCCAGCAGCTGCTTCAGATAAGGCAGGGCCTGGGCGCAGGCGTTGGGATCACTCAGGTTTTTCGGCAGCGGCCAGCTTCCCGATAAAGCGGCAACCTGTTTCGCCCGTAAGAATTGTTTATAGTTTCCAATTTCAAGTCCACCGGAAACACAGAAGCGAAAATCCGCAAAAGGCGCGGCCAGAGCCTGCAGATAGGAGGCGCCCAGGGGAGCCGCCGGGAAAAATTTCACCGCGCGAAACTCCGTGCGGGCCAGCAGCATAAGGTCGGATGGGGTCACGATGCCTGGCAGATAGGGAAGATTCAGCCGCTGGGCCTCATGGATCAAGCTTGCCTCGGAGCCGGGACTGACAGCAAAACGCACACCCAGGTCCTGGGCTTTCTTCAGATCATCAGGATCCAAAACAGTGCCGACCCCGAGCGTGAGCTGCGGCCAGTGCTTTAAAAGCTGGTGCACGCCTTCCCACGCATAGGGACTGCGCAGCATGATTTCCACGGCCGTCAGCTGGCTGGCTTCGAGCAATTCGCCCAAACCCTGCCAGTCTTCAGCCGCATGCAAGGTGACCGCCAGCATAAGACGATTGTGCCTGAGGATATCGAGCATGCTGGCTGCTGCGTTCATGCCTGTTAATTTCCTTCATCAAAAACGGAAGCCGCTCCGATCAGACCCGGCTGAGGCGCGATGATGACGAAAGTCGGGATTTTTTCCAGATAGCTGCGGAAACGGCCCTTGCTGACGAAACGCTCGCGGAACTGTGATTTTTCGGCCAAAAATTCCTTGAAGCGCGGCACGATGCCACCGGCAATGTAAAGACCGCCCTGGGCTCCGAGCTGCAGCGCATAATCACCCGCCACGGAACCCAGCACCGCACAGAAACGTTCCAGAGCCAGGCGGCTCATGTCATCTGTTCCTTCCAAAGCTGCGGTGGCGATCTCAGAAGGACTCTGAAATTTCGGCTGCACCTTATGCCAATCACAGATCCCCTCATAAATGCAAACCAGCCCATTGCCCGACAGAAGATCCTCATTCGAGCAAAAGCCATGGCGCTGTTTGATGCGCGTTGCAATATGCGCTTCCACTTCGTCCTGGGGCGCGAAGCAGGCATGACCACCTTCGGTGGCCAGCGGCAAGGGCTTGGGATGACCGGGAACCAGGGCCGCCATGCCCAGGCCGGTGCCCGGTCCCATGACAGCGATGGTCTTGTGCGGAGCGGCTTCACCACCACCGACGCGGAAGACTTCCCGCGGTCCAAGGTAGGGAATGCTCAAAGCCACCGCTTCGAAGTCATTGATGACTTTCAGATACTCAAGGCCCAGCTGGTCCTTCAATTCCTGCACGGAAAAGGACCAGGAATTATTGGTGAAGTGAATGCGATCACTCGTCACCGGCGAGGCCACGGCAAAGCAGGCCTTTTTCGGCAGGACGATACATTGCGCGCGACTCAGATAGGCGTTCACGACGTCGATCAGGTGCGGATAATTCTTGTTCGAGAGCTGTTCAATCCCAAACACTTCATTGCCTTCGGGGGTGACCAGACCGAGTCTGGCATTCGTTCCGCCAACATCCGCGACCAGATAATGATTCATGGTTCTCCATCCTTATTCAGGGCGTGGCCTTCTTTATAGCCTACGTCCAAGGATGAGCCTACACCTTTCCGCGAACCCGGCTCCAAGCAATTCGCCGGCGAAGCTAATGCCACCATGACTTAGCGGGTTCCGGCCTCGGGAAAGCGTTCCACCCAGCTGGCGTAACCCTTCATAAAGCCCTGCAGAAATTCCCGGGTTTTATCGACGCTGATCTCGCCGCGCTCGCCAAAGATCTTATCCGCCCCACCGACATAGGCTTCCGGCTGCTGCATGACCGGCATATTCAAAAAAACCAGCGATTGGCGCAGATGATGATTGGAGCCGAATCCTCCCAAGGCGCTGGGCGAGACGCTCATCACAGCTGCGGGTTTGCCATTCCAGACGCTTTTGCCATAAGGTCGCGACCCGACATCAATGGCGTTTTTCAGAACGGCCGGAACGGAACGGTTATACTCCGGGGTTACAAAGAGGATACCATCGAATCCGCGAATCCGTTCCCGAAACTCGACCCATTCCTTCGGTGGGTTCTCGTCCAGATCTTGATTGTACATGGGCAGTTGGCCGATCGCGACGATCTCGAGGTTTAACGAGCCCGGTTGCATGCGCGTCAAGGCTTCTGCCATTTTTCGATTGAAGGATTCCTTGCGCAAACTTCCGACCAGGACACCAATCTGTTTTGTTGCCATAAATGTCGTCCTCCCTTGGGCAATTTATTCAAACCCTCCCGATAGTAATCGCAGTTCCCGTTTTTCCATACTCGGGACAATACCCAAATCACATCTGTTCACATCCTTGCAATATGTGGCGCCCGGACAGGTCGTGTGAGGAGTCCACTGCAAAAAACCTTTAAACTTCGCATAATCTGTAGGCTGATGTGCGCAAGCATGCGGGGAATGGATTTGCATTGGGCGGCCCAAGATATTAAAGGAGGTAACTATGAAACGAAATTTAATCGCAGTCCTTTCGATTTTCACAGTCACCCGGTCCGACCAACGCATTGGCTGGTATCCGCATTCGCTTGAGCCCAGGCGATTTCGGCCTTGAAATTACGGAACCGGCTCATGCAGTTCCGCAAATCTCTCTGGCCGCCGAGTAGACTCAAACGAACGGAGGAGTCCCTGTGCTACGAGAAAGCCGCAGGATCCGCTGCTTCCTGGTGGGTGCTTTCGCCTGTCATATGGCGCTCGTCGTCGCGGGGGCCGCTCATCTTACGTCCCGCCTGGATGCCTCCATTGGGTCGGGTCTTCGCTTTTATACGGCACTGACGGGATCCGGGGACTCCTATTCGTTCTTTGCACCCTCGGTGGGCTCTCAGGTGCGGGCCCGCTTCATTCTCTCGTTGCCGCATGGCGAACGAAGTCGGTTCCTCACGTTCAAAGAACGAGACTGAAGATCCCACTTCCC contains:
- a CDS encoding DUF420 domain-containing protein, translated to MEGFLPMSRASFTLDFIALAMAAVIPVMLFSLYQVRQRRDYQLHKRLQILLGLVLGIAILVFELDMRLYGWRQYAEASPYYTTLVIPSLIFHLFFAIPTLFLWIYTITMALWQHIDTENGKYRFQHKFFGRLSAYAMIGTTLSGWLFFWLAFMA
- a CDS encoding alpha-amylase family glycosyl hydrolase, producing MKLWQKLALACSLLTPWAGLNAAGANFNRPINDEVFYFVVMDRFNDGDPANNKAFDRIPVGEKDTKEDIVRHGYQPELENFYHGGDFKGIIQKLDYLQGLGVTSIWLSPILKNRATQVGDGPIGASSGYHGYWTLDFTTVDPHWGTEEDFKNLVEEAHKRGMKLFIDVITNHTADVISYRECWDCPYRSKDDFPFVTTKNGKKLNEGFVDGDFSAENFAKLKDMNFAYTPYIYDPKIKKKPDWLNDITLYHNRGNSTFSGESSEMGDFFGLDDLMTEHPKVVQGMVDIYADLIRKYKFDGFRIDTVKHVNIEFWEQFIPAVRKAAQDAGVPHFYMFGEVFSNDPALLSRYTRLGKFDSVLDFGMQAAVKDVFADEHGFERLHDYLAQDDVHRLASAPQKMMNFVSNHDIGRLAYFMKEHFKNASDEEILKRLTLANAFMYFARGVPIIYYGDEQGFVGKGGDKGAREDMFVSKTKSYREMKKVGVPLNPDKDSFDTNHPLYKTLATFAQVYKSNPGLRNGEYFPVRDLGKDVLAFRRTQFESNEDYLVVFNVKNAELSLPWTRAGYSLVYPTGTLGKDLKLPALSFAILKGSKAKEQARTALTPQIGNLEEGQRVADLFFGEVKLPETGEYKVAFSVKTAKDKDFKPLYTDFNAPFRAYIEGSQYPNGTDLILKADVVARSGAKASVQRKLIVDGRAPLVTVHYENGNNRNRVYTLSHRGAIAVPQNFEKGQFTFAWPLQEAKETLIFEGRTDPKDEDSVSFDRPVLLSFKDQINPNIKPGPQGEPLVTVYINNKHEVSFDAMKPAPDTKPQALPSNPKAAAPLGKKDLYVRGSMNSWNPDNELEYEGNYTYRTKIKLGSGGAEFKFADEGWSADSNFGAPVEEQGLTSSGGSGNLSFQVPKGQDGKYVFDLIHIPAKDLSSDKPLTFFKVEKAR
- a CDS encoding NAD(P)H-dependent oxidoreductase, whose protein sequence is MATKQIGVLVGSLRKESFNRKMAEALTRMQPGSLNLEIVAIGQLPMYNQDLDENPPKEWVEFRERIRGFDGILFVTPEYNRSVPAVLKNAIDVGSRPYGKSVWNGKPAAVMSVSPSALGGFGSNHHLRQSLVFLNMPVMQQPEAYVGGADKIFGERGEISVDKTREFLQGFMKGYASWVERFPEAGTR
- a CDS encoding AarF/UbiB family protein, with the translated sequence MPSPLSRLTTGLKYSSILARTLVLKNWNEAASRRYLIESLGSMPGISAKAAQFMAMKLGEGAHRQDNPVSLEPMPLALVKARIAAEAPRLHAELLEISEQAQVASLGQVHEGLLRSGERVAIKVQFPDLQKSFDEQLGLLRQVSKAGPPKKFRFEMEAILDYFADSLQREVDYEGEAQRQMEAARLLPKNKPIVVARVYPEYSSRTILTQSYEASSPISRIKERPEEARRECARALLEYFLHAVFVARSVHTDPHPGNLGFRTMAPQDGRNYELVLYDFGSTMTLTEKDVSTLWNLIHAYQNQRDVVPFDEMVALGFDAQKLLPLRERLPCLMEKLLEPFCVDRDFDFQSWNLKDHFESVLGADRWWFRSAGPPWFLMLMRSMQGLVHALCELKVAVPVKRILLDLPLEAPKEHAPSVLAQLSPSARGSC
- a CDS encoding GlsB/YeaQ/YmgE family stress response membrane protein yields the protein MGLIVTIIIGFFVGLIAKFLMPGRDPGGFIITILLGIGGALTANFLGRALGLYSTNEAAGFIASVIGAMILLAIYRAFSGRGRLTH
- the glk gene encoding glucokinase; this encodes MNHYLVADVGGTNARLGLVTPEGNEVFGIEQLSNKNYPHLIDVVNAYLSRAQCIVLPKKACFAVASPVTSDRIHFTNNSWSFSVQELKDQLGLEYLKVINDFEAVALSIPYLGPREVFRVGGGEAAPHKTIAVMGPGTGLGMAALVPGHPKPLPLATEGGHACFAPQDEVEAHIATRIKQRHGFCSNEDLLSGNGLVCIYEGICDWHKVQPKFQSPSEIATAALEGTDDMSRLALERFCAVLGSVAGDYALQLGAQGGLYIAGGIVPRFKEFLAEKSQFRERFVSKGRFRSYLEKIPTFVIIAPQPGLIGAASVFDEGN
- a CDS encoding bifunctional 4-hydroxy-2-oxoglutarate aldolase/2-dehydro-3-deoxy-phosphogluconate aldolase, whose amino-acid sequence is MNAAASMLDILRHNRLMLAVTLHAAEDWQGLGELLEASQLTAVEIMLRSPYAWEGVHQLLKHWPQLTLGVGTVLDPDDLKKAQDLGVRFAVSPGSEASLIHEAQRLNLPYLPGIVTPSDLMLLARTEFRAVKFFPAAPLGASYLQALAAPFADFRFCVSGGLEIGNYKQFLRAKQVAALSGSWPLPKNLSDPNACAQALPYLKQLLAELNEALGTENPPSSSSTRW